In a genomic window of uncultured Sphaerochaeta sp.:
- a CDS encoding IS3 family transposase, with amino-acid sequence MLVDPQLARPLGKERSYTLSICRQCQLLGVSRSSYYYWRDHHEEQERLRQEIFAEEKAFAEVVMNNWMEHPIYGYHKMAHHMQRNGHPEATEKRVRRIYRQLGLQGLVPRFKTTRSSKRKEGKFPYLLRDRKIRYVNECWSSDITYIRLPGGMVYFTAVIDLYSRKILSWRLSNTMDTIFCIECVMEAVEKYGIPAIFYTDCGAQYTSKEFVSMLQGFGIQISMDGIGRCLDNIFIERTFNVLSTIM; translated from the coding sequence ATGCTAGTGGACCCACAGCTGGCAAGGCCGTTGGGAAAGGAGAGATCCTACACCCTGTCGATTTGTCGGCAATGCCAGCTTCTGGGGGTCTCCCGCTCCTCCTATTACTATTGGAGAGACCACCATGAGGAGCAGGAACGACTCAGGCAGGAGATTTTTGCAGAAGAGAAGGCATTTGCAGAGGTGGTGATGAACAATTGGATGGAGCATCCGATCTACGGCTACCATAAGATGGCTCACCACATGCAGAGGAACGGACATCCTGAGGCGACGGAGAAACGGGTAAGGAGAATCTACCGGCAGCTTGGGCTGCAGGGGCTGGTTCCCAGGTTCAAGACCACCAGGAGCTCCAAGAGGAAGGAAGGGAAGTTCCCCTATCTGCTTCGGGACAGGAAGATACGGTACGTCAATGAATGTTGGAGTAGCGATATCACCTACATCAGACTTCCAGGGGGGATGGTCTACTTCACTGCGGTGATTGATCTCTACAGCCGAAAGATCCTTTCCTGGAGGCTCAGCAATACGATGGATACCATCTTCTGCATCGAATGCGTTATGGAGGCCGTTGAAAAGTATGGTATTCCGGCCATTTTTTATACAGACTGCGGTGCTCAGTACACAAGCAAGGAATTCGTCTCGATGCTGCAAGGCTTTGGGATACAGATAAGCATGGACGGAATCGGGAGATGCCTCGACAACATTTTCATTGAGAGGACCTTTAATGTCCTGTCCACCATAATGTAG
- a CDS encoding transposase: protein MGRNRKTFTDSFKKEVALEALKERNTVNEIAAKYGISSSLVSSWKKEFLSGGFSKEVKQLKKELAEAQQRIEETYKELGKTRMENEILKKKVNL from the coding sequence ATGGGAAGGAACAGGAAGACATTCACGGATTCTTTCAAGAAAGAGGTTGCGCTTGAGGCTTTGAAAGAGCGGAACACGGTCAATGAGATTGCTGCAAAATACGGGATCTCATCAAGCTTGGTTTCGAGTTGGAAGAAAGAGTTTCTCTCCGGCGGTTTTTCCAAAGAGGTGAAACAGCTAAAGAAGGAACTTGCCGAGGCTCAGCAGAGGATTGAGGAAACCTACAAGGAGCTCGGGAAGACGCGTATGGAGAACGAAATCCTCAAAAAAAAAGTGAATTTATAG
- a CDS encoding transposase, which produces MIDANAKPTKIIRVTNKKNGVTYLYEDQAFWNSEKKRGEHKRKCIGRLGPDGDAIYNEYYLARKEAVKAENPLVSKTTLMGQNLIMDKVVKDTGIKPVLKEAFGSDDADAILKLARYSVCEGKALSRAEDWLDDRGFNGSALCSQRISELLASLSDDRRNTFFKLWINRQAKKKALLFDITSISSYGKTNTYVERGYNRDHENLRQINLGLLSSHSSNVPLWYSELPGSMADSIVLDHVLGSLEKLDVKDINLVGDRGFYSEANLRNIAGKGQKFTIPVPSSLKWQKELIDKVRDSIRRPANIIRNPEDDKSYIYGITDYKTESYGRTWRHVYFDPVRKEQDIASLMLRLRKCEEELASGNIVERNKGLYETYFTVKETPKRGRKVSLNEEAVTSYINGYSGFWIILTNAEKDASKALEHYNRRCDIEFHFDDMKNLLDCNRLNVHGEKTMKGRLFVNFITLILLNDLRGKVSAIKPRDRKYWDSKDMLNKVSTYSRIHFTGTYKDLWTVPTKAQRLIFDLLKVEYHWKGETLNVEELNKPEDDSEQEEDET; this is translated from the coding sequence ATGATAGATGCCAATGCAAAACCGACGAAAATCATCCGTGTCACCAACAAGAAGAACGGTGTCACCTACCTCTACGAGGACCAAGCCTTCTGGAACAGCGAGAAGAAGCGCGGCGAACACAAGCGCAAGTGCATCGGCCGCCTCGGTCCGGACGGCGATGCGATATACAACGAGTACTATCTGGCAAGGAAGGAAGCCGTCAAGGCCGAGAATCCGCTTGTCTCCAAGACCACGCTGATGGGACAGAACCTCATCATGGACAAGGTGGTCAAGGATACCGGCATCAAACCAGTTCTGAAGGAAGCCTTCGGATCCGATGACGCCGATGCCATCCTCAAGCTTGCCAGGTACAGCGTCTGCGAGGGCAAAGCCCTCAGCAGAGCCGAGGACTGGCTGGATGACCGGGGTTTCAACGGCAGCGCCCTTTGCTCGCAGCGCATCAGCGAGCTGCTCGCCTCCCTGTCCGACGACAGGCGCAACACCTTCTTCAAGCTTTGGATCAACAGACAGGCGAAGAAAAAGGCACTGCTGTTCGATATCACCAGCATATCCTCATATGGTAAAACCAATACATATGTGGAACGGGGGTACAACCGCGACCACGAGAACCTGAGGCAGATCAATCTCGGACTGCTCAGTTCCCACTCGTCGAACGTCCCACTCTGGTACTCGGAACTGCCCGGCAGCATGGCGGACTCCATCGTGCTCGACCATGTGCTGGGCAGCTTGGAAAAGCTCGATGTGAAGGACATAAACCTGGTTGGCGACAGAGGCTTCTACAGTGAAGCCAATCTCAGAAATATTGCAGGAAAGGGACAGAAGTTCACCATCCCCGTACCATCCAGCCTCAAGTGGCAGAAGGAATTGATCGACAAGGTCAGGGATTCCATCAGAAGACCGGCTAACATCATCAGGAACCCAGAGGATGACAAGTCATATATCTATGGTATTACTGACTACAAGACCGAGTCCTACGGCAGGACCTGGCGGCATGTCTACTTCGACCCCGTCAGGAAGGAGCAGGACATCGCATCGCTGATGCTCAGGCTGCGAAAGTGCGAGGAGGAGCTTGCAAGCGGGAATATCGTCGAAAGGAACAAAGGCCTGTACGAGACGTACTTCACCGTCAAGGAGACGCCCAAGCGGGGAAGAAAGGTCAGCCTGAACGAGGAGGCCGTCACTTCCTACATCAACGGCTACAGCGGGTTCTGGATCATCCTCACCAATGCGGAAAAAGATGCATCCAAGGCCTTGGAGCACTACAACCGAAGGTGCGATATCGAGTTCCACTTCGACGACATGAAGAACCTGCTGGACTGCAATAGGCTCAACGTTCATGGTGAGAAAACCATGAAGGGCAGACTGTTCGTCAACTTCATCACCCTCATCCTGCTCAATGATCTGAGAGGGAAGGTCTCGGCCATCAAGCCGAGGGATAGGAAGTACTGGGACTCCAAGGACATGCTGAACAAGGTTTCCACCTATTCAAGGATTCACTTCACTGGTACCTATAAGGACCTGTGGACAGTACCCACCAAGGCACAGAGACTGATCTTCGATCTCCTAAAGGTGGAGTACCATTGGAAGGGTGAGACTTTGAATGTCGAGGAGCTCAATAAGCCTGAAGATGATAGCGAACAGGAAGAGGACGAGACCTAG
- a CDS encoding transposase — MIDANAKPTKIIRVTNKKNGVTYLYEDQAFWNSEKKRGEHKRKCIGRLGPDGDAIYNEYYLARKEAVKAENPLVSKTTLMGQNLIMDKVVKDTGIKPVLKEAFGSDDADAILKLARYSVCEGKALSRAEDWLDDRGFNGSALCSQRISELLASLSDDRRNTFFKLWINRQAKKKALLFDITSISSYGKTNTYVERGYNRDHENLRQINLGLLSSHSSNVPLWYSELPGSMSDSIVLDHVLGSLEKLDVKDINLVGDRGFYSEANLRNIAGKGQKFTIPVPSSLKWQKELIDKVRDSIRRPANIIRNPEDDKSYIYGVTDYKTESYGRTWRHVYFDPVRKEQDIASLMLRLRKCEEELASGNIVERNKGLYETYFTVKETPKRGRKVSLNEEAVTSYINGYSGFWIILTNAEKDASKALEHYNRRCDIEFHFDDMKNLLDCNRLNVHGEKTMKGRLFVNFITLILLNDLRGKVSAIKPRDRKYWDSKDMLNKVSTYSRIHFTGTYKDLWTVPTKAQRLIFDLLKIEYHWKGETLNVEEFNKPEDDSEQEEDET; from the coding sequence ATGATAGATGCCAATGCAAAACCGACGAAAATCATCCGTGTCACCAACAAGAAGAACGGTGTCACCTACCTCTACGAGGACCAAGCCTTCTGGAACAGCGAGAAGAAGCGCGGCGAACACAAGCGCAAGTGCATCGGCCGCCTCGGTCCGGACGGCGATGCGATATACAACGAGTACTATCTGGCAAGGAAGGAAGCCGTCAAGGCCGAGAATCCGCTTGTCTCCAAGACCACGCTGATGGGACAGAACCTCATCATGGACAAGGTGGTCAAGGATACCGGCATCAAACCAGTTCTGAAGGAAGCCTTCGGATCCGATGACGCCGATGCCATCCTCAAGCTTGCAAGGTACAGCGTCTGCGAGGGCAAAGCCCTCAGCAGAGCCGAGGACTGGCTGGATGACCGGGGTTTCAACGGCAGCGCCCTTTGCTCGCAGCGCATCAGCGAGCTGCTCGCCTCCCTGTCCGACGACAGGCGCAACACCTTCTTCAAGCTTTGGATCAACAGACAGGCGAAGAAAAAGGCACTGCTGTTCGATATCACCAGCATATCCTCATATGGTAAAACCAATACATATGTGGAACGGGGGTACAACCGCGACCACGAGAACCTGAGGCAGATCAATCTCGGACTGCTCAGTTCCCACTCGTCGAACGTCCCACTCTGGTACTCGGAACTGCCCGGCAGCATGTCCGATTCCATCGTCCTCGACCATGTGCTGGGCAGCTTGGAAAAGCTCGATGTGAAGGACATAAACCTGGTTGGCGACAGAGGCTTCTACAGTGAAGCCAATCTCAGAAATATTGCAGGAAAGGGACAGAAGTTCACCATCCCCGTACCATCCAGCCTCAAGTGGCAGAAGGAATTGATCGACAAGGTCAGGGACTCCATCAGAAGACCGGCTAACATCATCAGGAACCCAGAGGATGACAAGTCCTACATCTACGGTGTCACCGACTACAAGACCGAGTCCTACGGCAGGACCTGGCGGCATGTCTACTTCGACCCCGTCAGGAAGGAACAGGACATCGCATCGCTGATGCTCAGGCTGCGAAAGTGCGAGGAGGAGCTTGCAAGCGGGAATATCGTCGAAAGGAACAAAGGCCTGTACGAGACGTACTTCACCGTCAAGGAGACGCCCAAGCGGGGAAGAAAGGTCAGCCTGAACGAGGAGGCCGTCACTTCCTACATCAACGGCTACAGCGGGTTCTGGATCATCCTCACCAATGCGGAAAAAGATGCATCCAAGGCCTTGGAGCACTACAACCGAAGGTGCGATATCGAGTTCCACTTCGACGACATGAAGAACCTGCTGGACTGCAATAGGCTCAACGTTCATGGTGAGAAAACCATGAAGGGCAGACTGTTCGTCAACTTCATCACCCTCATCCTGCTCAATGATCTGAGAGGCAAGGTCTCGGCCATCAAGCCGAGGGATAGGAAGTACTGGGACTCCAAGGACATGCTGAACAAGGTTTCCACCTATTCAAGGATTCACTTCACCGGTACCTATAAGGACCTGTGGACAGTACCCACCAAGGCACAAAGGCTGATCTTCGACCTCCTGAAAATCGAGTACCATTGGAAGGGTGAGACTTTGAATGTCGAGGAGTTCAATAAGCCTGAAGATGATAGCGAACAGGAAGAGGACGAGACCTAG
- a CDS encoding leucine-rich repeat domain-containing protein yields MKSEKRLIQKKVLFMLFVLLFLLSLDLSAASYDIEKHDNQTCTIKRYSGNEKEINIPSMIDGFKVTSIGRYAFSENSYVINITIPDSVTSICDMAFASCTNLTNISIPNSVTSIGAYAFGYYNKLKSIILPASVHSIDVGAFSCSSLESILVDWSNVTFAEIDGVLFNTKTRTLHTYPAGKKASSFSIPEGIGSIGGSAFLGNKYLTDITIPDSVIDIGNQAFMNCNSLSNFSVHPDNPVFSHIDGVLVNTKEKSLHTYPIGRKNTTYSIPNGIVSIGDEAFRDCKTMKSITIPVDVTTIEDSAFKYCTALTDIILPEGITSIGESAFYGCSKLSSITLPESITSIGDWAFTSCESLVSINIPANNTSIRKGTFAGCSNLRSITLPNSVTSIEEAAFRNCYALTTISIPDSVTAIGDMAFQSCKYLTSITIPGSIISIGERAFEGCFSLTSITVDRDNPIFAHIDGVLFNLSERSLHTYPRAKLGSVYSVPEGIISLGIEAFHGNKYLNSVILPNGLESIGEQAFESCNLLNSIIIPDSVTTIGSRAFASCKSLAEIIIPDSVRTIGIEAFSYCISLSKITISNSVTTIGDKAFSGCKSLTSITIPGSITTIGDEAFYNCSSLTSVTIRKSAAMHSSTVSIGVGAFSGCKVLTSIVIPNSVTTIGATAFYKCSSLTSISLPNSVINIGNWTFAGCSSLTSINIPEGITAIGDLTFYDCSSLASITIPDSVTAIGDSAFANCSSLAKITIPKNVKSIGHKAFEYCTSLTSITIPDSVYLMGDGVFDSCYLLSTINASNSSYAKAYFYENYAPQPSYSPQVQSAPAAAPAAAPAAVPAAAPAAVPAAVPAAVPATKR; encoded by the coding sequence ATGAAAAGCGAAAAGAGGTTGATTCAAAAAAAAGTCCTGTTTATGTTGTTTGTCCTATTGTTTCTATTATCGCTTGATTTATCTGCAGCTAGCTACGACATAGAAAAACATGACAACCAAACTTGTACCATAAAACGCTACTCCGGGAATGAGAAAGAAATTAACATACCATCAATGATTGATGGATTCAAAGTTACATCAATCGGTAGATACGCATTCTCTGAGAACTCGTACGTAATCAATATCACCATCCCGGACAGTGTTACTTCAATTTGTGATATGGCTTTTGCTTCCTGCACTAACTTGACCAACATTTCCATCCCCAATAGTGTAACATCAATCGGAGCATATGCTTTCGGTTATTATAATAAACTTAAAAGCATTATCCTACCAGCGAGCGTACATTCCATCGATGTAGGGGCTTTCAGTTGCTCATCTCTTGAAAGTATTCTGGTTGATTGGAGCAATGTTACCTTTGCAGAAATTGATGGGGTTCTTTTTAATACTAAAACCCGGACTCTGCATACATATCCAGCGGGGAAGAAGGCATCCAGTTTTTCAATACCAGAAGGTATTGGCTCGATCGGGGGATCAGCTTTCTTGGGGAATAAGTATCTGACCGATATTACAATCCCCGATAGTGTCATTGACATCGGAAATCAGGCGTTTATGAACTGCAATTCCTTGTCAAACTTTTCGGTTCATCCTGATAATCCCGTTTTCTCACATATTGATGGCGTTCTTGTGAACACCAAGGAGAAGAGTCTTCATACCTATCCAATCGGAAGGAAAAACACGACATATTCGATTCCCAATGGGATAGTGTCCATCGGTGATGAGGCATTTCGTGATTGCAAAACCATGAAAAGTATAACCATACCCGTCGATGTCACAACAATCGAGGATAGCGCTTTTAAGTACTGTACAGCCCTGACCGACATTATCCTTCCCGAGGGCATCACCTCAATTGGTGAAAGTGCTTTCTACGGTTGCTCCAAACTAAGCAGCATCACCCTTCCCGAAAGTATCACATCAATCGGTGATTGGGCTTTTACCAGCTGTGAATCTCTGGTGAGCATCAACATCCCCGCCAACAACACATCCATCCGAAAAGGTACTTTTGCAGGTTGTAGTAACCTGAGAAGCATTACGCTCCCCAACAGTGTTACCTCTATTGAAGAAGCAGCCTTTCGAAATTGCTATGCTCTCACAACAATATCCATTCCCGACAGCGTCACAGCAATCGGCGATATGGCTTTTCAAAGTTGTAAGTATCTGACCAGCATCACCATCCCTGGCAGTATCATTTCTATCGGAGAAAGGGCTTTTGAGGGATGTTTTTCTCTTACCAGCATAACCGTTGATCGTGACAATCCTATCTTTGCCCATATTGATGGGGTCCTTTTTAATCTGAGTGAGAGAAGCCTCCATACATATCCAAGAGCAAAGCTTGGATCAGTTTATTCCGTTCCCGAAGGTATAATATCTTTAGGTATTGAAGCCTTCCATGGTAACAAGTACTTGAATAGCGTCATTCTTCCTAATGGCCTTGAATCCATTGGTGAGCAGGCTTTTGAATCATGCAATTTGCTGAACAGCATCATCATCCCTGACAGCGTTACCACAATTGGAAGTAGAGCCTTCGCATCGTGCAAGTCACTTGCCGAAATCATCATCCCCGACAGCGTTAGGACCATCGGGATTGAAGCTTTCTCCTATTGTATTTCCCTGTCTAAAATCACTATCTCCAACAGTGTCACGACCATCGGAGATAAAGCTTTCTCTGGGTGCAAGTCACTAACCAGCATCACTATTCCGGGCAGCATCACAACAATTGGAGATGAAGCTTTCTATAATTGTAGCTCACTGACCAGTGTTACCATCCGTAAAAGCGCCGCAATGCATAGCAGTACAGTATCAATCGGCGTGGGAGCTTTTTCTGGCTGTAAGGTTCTGACCAGCATCGTCATTCCCAACAGTGTTACGACAATCGGAGCAACAGCTTTCTATAAATGCAGTTCCTTGACCAGTATTTCACTCCCAAACAGTGTCATAAATATTGGAAACTGGACTTTCGCCGGTTGTAGTTCTCTGACTAGCATCAACATACCGGAGGGTATCACCGCTATTGGCGATTTAACATTTTATGACTGTAGTTCTCTGGCCAGCATCACCATTCCCGACAGTGTTACAGCGATTGGAGATAGCGCTTTTGCTAATTGCAGTAGTCTTGCCAAAATCACCATCCCCAAAAATGTCAAATCCATCGGCCATAAAGCTTTCGAGTATTGTACATCTCTGACCAGTATTACTATTCCAGACAGCGTTTACCTGATGGGAGACGGGGTATTTGACTCCTGTTACCTTCTGTCGACAATAAATGCGTCAAATAGTAGCTATGCCAAAGCGTATTTTTATGAAAACTATGCACCGCAGCCTTCTTACAGCCCCCAAGTCCAGTCTGCTCCTGCCGCTGCTCCTGCCGCTGCTCCTGCCGCTGTTCCTGCCGCTGCTCCTGCCGCTGTTCCTGCCGCTGTTCCTGCCGCTGTTCCTGCAACCAAACGCTAA
- a CDS encoding NAD(P)/FAD-dependent oxidoreductase, protein MSKHIIVIGAGIAGLSAASYLLRNGYQVTVLEKHMEPGGLCTSWKRKGYTIDYCIHWMMGTREGTEFHPLWQDLGAFTNADGSPVPIVNFDTFTTLELSTGESVCLSSNLEDVRDTFLALAPEDEKEILKFYKTLKTMAGTTSTNPLVKKISGFRQLMALMSHLLPMQEYANRFKSPKLRELFLTEIPSDWSLVSLTMGLAQQPLKSAGYPVGGSLNIARNIARLIEDKGGVIRYKSDVHTIMVSDDKAIGVTLSDGTTVSADYVVSAADGYATLYSMLDGAYVSEPYKKAFGEYPVFPSTVMAAFGIHKDLSSFTHASSLYLKEPIVFADGTTQDRLNLNIYHYDPTLAPKGCTVVTALFNTWETEAWVTLAQDHPAKYKAEKQRIADEVLKRLEQVFGSLEGLVDMVDVSTPNSVVHYTSNWKGSFEGFAPTKTTLSKRLPKKLPGLANFAMIGQWTTPGGGLPTAAKDGHDIAKMLCKEDGKPFRTGWLVQR, encoded by the coding sequence ATGTCCAAACACATCATCGTCATCGGGGCAGGCATTGCAGGGCTCAGTGCAGCATCCTACCTCCTGCGCAACGGCTATCAGGTAACGGTGTTGGAAAAGCACATGGAACCAGGAGGGCTTTGCACCTCGTGGAAACGCAAGGGCTACACCATCGACTACTGCATCCACTGGATGATGGGAACCCGGGAAGGAACCGAGTTCCATCCCCTCTGGCAGGACCTGGGAGCCTTCACCAATGCTGATGGCTCTCCTGTCCCCATCGTCAACTTCGATACCTTCACCACCCTTGAGCTCTCCACCGGGGAGTCGGTCTGTCTTTCCAGCAATCTGGAGGACGTACGCGATACCTTCCTGGCCTTGGCCCCGGAGGATGAGAAAGAGATCCTCAAGTTTTACAAGACACTCAAGACCATGGCAGGCACCACCAGCACCAACCCCTTGGTCAAAAAGATCTCCGGTTTCCGTCAGCTCATGGCTCTGATGAGCCATCTGCTTCCCATGCAGGAGTACGCCAACCGATTCAAGAGTCCCAAGCTGCGAGAGCTGTTCCTCACCGAAATCCCTTCCGACTGGAGTCTGGTCTCCCTCACCATGGGGCTCGCCCAACAGCCGCTCAAGAGTGCAGGCTATCCTGTCGGGGGCTCGCTGAACATTGCCAGGAACATTGCACGGCTCATCGAGGACAAGGGTGGGGTAATCCGGTACAAGAGTGATGTGCATACGATCATGGTGAGTGATGATAAGGCCATCGGGGTTACGCTTTCCGACGGAACCACGGTGTCTGCCGATTATGTGGTCAGCGCAGCCGACGGCTATGCCACCCTCTACTCAATGCTCGACGGGGCCTATGTGAGCGAGCCCTACAAGAAAGCCTTTGGCGAGTACCCGGTCTTTCCGTCCACCGTCATGGCAGCCTTCGGCATCCACAAGGACCTTTCATCCTTCACTCATGCATCATCGCTGTATCTCAAAGAGCCGATTGTCTTTGCAGATGGGACAACCCAAGACCGACTGAATCTCAACATCTATCACTATGACCCAACACTGGCGCCCAAAGGATGCACGGTGGTGACCGCGCTTTTCAATACGTGGGAGACGGAGGCGTGGGTAACACTGGCTCAGGATCATCCAGCCAAGTATAAGGCAGAAAAGCAACGCATAGCTGATGAGGTTCTCAAGCGGCTTGAGCAGGTGTTCGGTTCGCTGGAAGGACTGGTCGACATGGTCGACGTCTCCACCCCGAACTCGGTTGTCCACTATACAAGCAACTGGAAAGGAAGCTTTGAGGGCTTTGCACCCACCAAGACAACGCTCTCCAAGCGCCTGCCCAAAAAGCTACCCGGACTTGCCAATTTTGCCATGATCGGGCAATGGACCACCCCAGGCGGAGGACTGCCCACCGCAGCAAAGGACGGGCATGATATCGCCAAGATGCTCTGCAAGGAGGATGGCAAGCCATTCAGAACTGGCTGGCTTGTTCAGCGGTAG
- a CDS encoding site-specific integrase, protein MQNNQQSFGVLAGNLLSYLQRLNYQHRTIEAYRYRLRHLSKMLPNGEDSIYNHEAWEFIVSQLEENKTWTVIETYRRALLQTADAVFELQNTGTLEIHHMTRRNCKKPDVFLLPEIAEHLKTLEEKGYQAHTLYEYRTHLVKFQEYLASRHTSIAAITNSEIFGFINSLSGYSEPLRYRTICCLRVFLRYLHESSVLEMNYSILIPRMRIHTNEKIPSVYSADEIRQILASINTASPVGKRDYAILLLIAKTGLRASDVSNLEFSNLDWERNTISLTQFKTGKKLQLPLLADVGNAIVSYLRHGRPESQSPKVFLQARPRFEPLKAAAVSSIFQNMAQRGGILSKPGRKHGAHAFRHSLVSELLSKSVPFPIVTQILGHKSSDTTLNSYARIDLNNLEKCALSVPSIPSDRPIHAVVEGGRR, encoded by the coding sequence ATGCAAAACAATCAACAATCATTTGGAGTCTTGGCAGGCAACCTATTGTCGTATCTACAGAGGCTGAACTACCAGCATCGGACCATTGAGGCTTACAGGTATCGTTTACGGCACCTGAGCAAAATGCTCCCCAATGGGGAGGATTCAATCTACAACCATGAAGCCTGGGAATTCATAGTTTCTCAGCTTGAAGAAAACAAGACATGGACGGTCATCGAAACATACAGAAGGGCTTTGCTTCAGACTGCGGATGCAGTATTTGAGCTGCAAAACACCGGAACCTTGGAAATTCATCACATGACAAGGAGAAATTGCAAGAAACCAGACGTTTTTCTATTACCAGAAATTGCTGAGCATCTGAAAACCTTAGAAGAAAAAGGATACCAAGCTCATACACTCTATGAGTACCGCACGCATTTGGTCAAATTTCAGGAATATCTCGCCTCAAGACATACAAGCATAGCAGCAATCACCAATAGCGAAATCTTTGGATTCATCAATTCCTTGTCAGGATATTCAGAACCACTTCGTTATCGTACCATATGTTGTCTCCGGGTATTCCTGAGGTACTTGCATGAGAGTTCGGTCCTGGAAATGAACTACTCAATCCTTATTCCGAGGATGAGAATACATACCAATGAGAAAATCCCGAGCGTCTATTCAGCAGATGAAATCCGTCAAATCCTTGCCTCTATCAATACAGCCAGTCCGGTAGGGAAAAGGGATTACGCAATACTGCTGCTCATAGCCAAGACAGGCTTGCGAGCCAGCGATGTCAGTAATCTTGAGTTTTCAAATCTAGATTGGGAACGAAACACCATCAGCCTCACACAATTCAAGACTGGGAAAAAGCTACAACTTCCCCTTCTTGCGGATGTAGGAAATGCAATTGTAAGTTATCTCAGGCACGGTAGGCCAGAATCCCAATCCCCAAAGGTATTCCTACAGGCAAGGCCTAGGTTTGAACCGCTAAAAGCTGCTGCTGTTAGTAGCATCTTCCAGAATATGGCACAAAGGGGAGGCATTCTTAGTAAACCGGGCAGAAAACATGGGGCCCATGCCTTTCGGCACAGTCTGGTCAGTGAACTGCTCTCAAAATCGGTTCCGTTCCCGATTGTTACGCAAATCCTAGGACATAAAAGCAGTGATACGACCCTGAATAGCTATGCACGGATAGATCTCAACAATTTGGAAAAGTGTGCTCTGTCGGTACCGAGCATTCCTTCCGATAGGCCCATCCATGCCGTAGTTGAAGGAGGTCGAAGATGA
- a CDS encoding restriction endonuclease → MTPTTGDQGVDIIATRNGKKYAIQCKSYTGQVGNAAVQEVIAGRIFYDCDYACVVTDSSFTPSAYQLAAKAGVIMCANENLDPFK, encoded by the coding sequence ATGACGCCTACAACAGGAGATCAAGGGGTAGATATTATCGCAACTCGCAACGGTAAGAAATATGCTATCCAATGCAAGTCATATACAGGACAAGTCGGCAATGCTGCTGTACAAGAGGTGATTGCGGGAAGAATCTTTTATGACTGCGACTATGCCTGTGTTGTGACAGACTCTAGCTTCACTCCATCTGCGTATCAATTGGCAGCCAAAGCAGGGGTAATCATGTGTGCTAATGAAAATCTTGATCCATTTAAATAA
- a CDS encoding site-specific integrase, protein MSRKPFYLSLRSGVWYAKIVDPKTGNQLSAVSTGQTDRDAAVLTVSRWLVEGIPQKRINSKKDVSEALTVNRLFNVLNDIDLTNKEAEKIMNILKQRGLLKKIKEAEERDLITYLLDFYNYDTSPYVREKLAHGQSIGKTHCQDSINRVNSYWKKYFKGRTLASITREELRAFSLSLKKKGLAAATINKVMLAGKVAFAWAFQEGYILKFPTQL, encoded by the coding sequence ATGAGCCGGAAACCCTTCTATCTTTCTCTTCGTAGCGGTGTTTGGTATGCAAAGATTGTTGATCCAAAGACAGGAAATCAGCTCTCGGCAGTAAGCACCGGTCAAACCGACCGGGATGCTGCTGTCTTGACTGTCTCCCGTTGGCTTGTCGAGGGCATTCCCCAAAAACGTATCAACTCAAAGAAAGATGTCTCCGAAGCTTTGACTGTAAATCGGTTGTTCAATGTACTGAATGATATCGATCTCACCAACAAAGAAGCTGAAAAGATCATGAACATACTCAAGCAGCGGGGGCTTCTCAAGAAGATCAAGGAAGCAGAGGAACGGGATCTCATTACCTACCTGCTCGACTTCTACAACTATGACACCAGCCCCTATGTGCGAGAAAAACTTGCACATGGTCAGTCCATTGGAAAAACCCACTGCCAAGACTCGATCAATCGCGTCAATTCTTACTGGAAGAAGTATTTCAAGGGCAGAACCCTTGCAAGCATTACCAGGGAAGAACTAAGGGCTTTCTCCCTCTCTCTCAAGAAGAAGGGACTTGCTGCAGCAACTATAAACAAGGTTATGCTTGCCGGTAAGGTTGCTTTCGCCTGGGCGTTTCAAGAGGGTTACATTCTCAAATTCCCGACCCAATTATAA